A stretch of Episyrphus balteatus chromosome 2, idEpiBalt1.1, whole genome shotgun sequence DNA encodes these proteins:
- the LOC129911197 gene encoding LIM/homeobox protein Lhx1 isoform X3, which translates to MGSASEDEDDDEPHLRGPPLGLGGMGPNGPDSAGGQLGASDISVQSMSTDSKNTHDDSDQGSLDGDPDGRGDSQAENKSPDDGANGSKRRGPRTTIKAKQLEVLKTAFNQTPKPTRHIREQLAKETGLPMRVIQVWFQNKRSKERRMKQITSMGRPPFFGGARKMRGFPMNLSPGGMDDGPPGFPYFSADGKFEFGYGGPPFHPHDGPFFPGHPGGPMPFNTPGGPMDHSGPIPMVSEFGLTPESNFLNQAGPQSMNMASAGGPPPDHIMGNGGGGGGIGGGPRSGSPEFMTSGNFSEPQNMLNEGVVW; encoded by the exons ATGGGATCAGCGAGCGAGGACGAAGACGATGATGAGCCACATTTAAGAGGACCACCACTTGGATTGGGTGGCATGGGACCAAATGGTCCCGACTCAGCAGGTGGACAACTCGGCGCATCAGATATCTCAGTGCAAAGTATGAGCACGGACAGTAAAAATACGCACGACGATTCTGATCAG GGATCTTTAGATGGCGACCCAGATGGACGAGGTGATTCACAAGCGGAAAATAAAAGTCCCGATGATGGTGCGAATGGTTCAAAGCGTAGAGGCCCGCGTACAACTATCAAAGCGAAACAGCTGGAGGTACTGAAAACGGCATTCAATCAAACGCCGAAACCAACGAGGCATATTAGGGAACAACTGGCGAAAGAAACTGGATTACCTATGCGGGTGATACAG gtTTGGTTCCAAAATAAACGATCAAAAGAACGTCGAATGAAACAAATCACTAGCATGGGTCGACCGCCATTCTTTGGTGGAGCGAGAAAAATGCGCGGTTTCCCAATGAATTTATCACCAGGCGGTATGGATGATGGACCTCCGGGTTTCCCTTATTTCAGTGCCGATGGTAAATTTGAATTTGGTTATGGTGGACCACCATTTCATCCGCATGATGGACCATTTTTTCCGGGACACCCTGGCGGACCAATGCCATTTAATACACCAG gTGGACCAATGGATCATTCCGGACCAATACCCATGGTTAGTGAATTCGGTCTAACACCTGAATCAAATTTCCTAAATCAAGCCGGCCCACAATCAATGAACATGGCTAGTGCGGGTGGCCCACCACCAGATCATATAATGGGCAATGGTGGTGGAGGCGGTGGCATAGGTGGCGGACCCCGAAGCGGATCACCTGAATTTATGACATCTGGCAATTTCTCTGAACCGCAAAATATGTTAAATGAAGGTGTGGTTTGGTAA